One Cedecea neteri DNA segment encodes these proteins:
- the metF gene encoding methylenetetrahydrofolate reductase, giving the protein MSFFHANQREALNQSLAEVAGHIHVSFEFFPPRSSEMEQTLWKSIDRLSILKPTFVSVTYGANSGERDRTHSIIKGIKERTGLEAAPHLTCVDATRDELRSIAQDYWNNGIRHIVALRGDLPPGSGKPDMYASDLVGLLKDVGDFDISVAAYPEVHPEAKSAQADLLSLRRKIEAGANRAITQFFFDVESYLRFRDRCAATGIDVEIIPGILPVSNFRQAKKFADMTNVRIPSWMAQMFEGLDNDAETRQLVGANIAMDMVKILSREGVKDFHFYTLNRAEMSYAICHTLGVRPKL; this is encoded by the coding sequence ATGAGCTTTTTTCACGCGAATCAGCGGGAAGCGCTGAACCAGAGTCTGGCCGAAGTGGCCGGGCATATTCATGTTTCCTTTGAATTTTTCCCGCCGCGCAGCAGTGAAATGGAACAAACCCTGTGGAAGTCTATCGACAGACTGAGCATCCTGAAGCCAACATTTGTTTCTGTGACCTACGGGGCAAACTCCGGCGAGCGTGACCGTACCCACAGCATTATCAAAGGCATCAAAGAGCGTACCGGCCTTGAAGCGGCCCCGCATCTGACCTGCGTCGATGCAACTCGCGATGAACTGCGCTCGATTGCGCAAGACTACTGGAACAACGGCATTCGCCATATCGTTGCGCTGCGGGGTGACCTGCCGCCAGGCAGCGGTAAGCCGGATATGTATGCTTCTGACCTGGTCGGGCTGCTCAAAGATGTGGGTGACTTCGATATTTCCGTTGCGGCCTACCCGGAAGTCCATCCCGAAGCCAAAAGCGCCCAGGCGGATTTGCTCAGCCTTCGTCGTAAAATTGAAGCCGGCGCTAACCGCGCGATCACTCAATTCTTCTTTGATGTTGAAAGCTATCTTCGTTTCCGCGATCGCTGTGCGGCCACAGGCATTGATGTTGAGATTATCCCGGGCATTTTGCCGGTCTCAAACTTCAGGCAGGCGAAGAAATTTGCCGATATGACTAACGTGCGTATTCCGTCGTGGATGGCGCAAATGTTTGAAGGCCTGGATAACGATGCTGAAACCCGTCAACTGGTGGGCGCGAACATCGCCATGGATATGGTGAAAATCCTGAGCCGGGAAGGCGTGAAGGATTTCCACTTCTATACGCTGAACCGGGCGGAAATGAGCTATGCGATCTGCCACACTTTAGGCGTTCGACCAAAGCTGTAG
- a CDS encoding phosphoethanolamine transferase CptA, which yields MHFTLKQSERKFSIKALGWVLLYFWYFSSVLQIAILTTGYSGTTGLRDSLLFSSLWFIPVFLFPQRTRIIAAVIGVILWAASVAALGYYVVYGQEFSQSVLFVMFETNANEASEYLSQYFSLKLLLITLAYTLVAIFLWTRLRPVYIPNPWRWLVSFAILFGLVLNPVGKECLINKRSIADSFSSISSRLEPAAPWQFIVAYTEYRQQLDSLNNLLMSNNALPPLANLKDTSGNAPRTLVLVIGESTQRGRMSLYGYHRQTTPELDELHKTDPQMTVFNNVVTSRPYTIEILQQALTFADEKDPDLYLTKPSLMNLMKQAGYKTFWITNQQTMTERNTMLTVFSKQTDKQYYMNQQRTQSAREYDTNVLAPFKEVLADPAPKKFIIVHLLGTHIRYDFRYPENWNKFDGKTDDLPAGLTKDQQESYNSYDNANLFNDHVVSTLIKDYKASDPNGFLLYFSDHGEEVYDTPPHQTQGRNESNPTRHMYTIPFIVWTSPTWQQAHPRDFSGDINRKYSSSELIHTWSDLAGLSYDGYDATRAIASPQFVEATRWIGNPYEKNALRDYDSLPYGDSGSNQ from the coding sequence TTGCTGTTTAGTTCCCTGTGGTTTATTCCTGTTTTCCTGTTTCCACAGCGCACGCGCATTATTGCCGCCGTTATCGGCGTGATCCTTTGGGCAGCCTCAGTTGCCGCTCTGGGCTATTACGTTGTCTATGGCCAGGAGTTTTCACAAAGCGTTCTGTTTGTAATGTTCGAAACAAACGCCAACGAAGCCAGCGAATACCTTAGCCAGTATTTCAGCCTGAAACTGCTGTTGATTACGCTTGCCTATACGCTGGTCGCCATCTTTCTTTGGACACGCCTGCGGCCGGTCTATATTCCAAACCCGTGGCGCTGGCTGGTTTCATTCGCCATTCTGTTTGGCCTGGTGTTGAATCCGGTGGGTAAAGAGTGCCTTATCAATAAACGCAGCATCGCCGACTCGTTCTCAAGCATTTCTTCTCGCCTTGAGCCTGCGGCACCCTGGCAGTTTATCGTTGCCTATACCGAATACCGCCAGCAGCTGGACAGCCTGAATAACCTGCTAATGTCCAACAATGCCCTGCCGCCTTTAGCTAACCTGAAAGATACTTCCGGTAACGCGCCGCGCACGTTGGTGCTGGTTATTGGGGAGTCAACACAGCGTGGCCGCATGAGCCTTTACGGCTACCATCGCCAGACCACGCCGGAATTGGATGAGCTGCATAAAACTGACCCGCAAATGACAGTGTTTAATAACGTCGTCACTTCACGTCCTTACACCATTGAAATTCTGCAGCAGGCGCTGACGTTTGCCGACGAGAAAGATCCTGACCTCTACCTGACTAAGCCTTCGCTGATGAACCTGATGAAGCAGGCCGGGTACAAAACATTCTGGATCACCAATCAGCAGACCATGACAGAACGCAACACCATGCTGACCGTGTTCTCAAAGCAGACCGACAAACAATACTATATGAACCAGCAGCGTACCCAGAGCGCACGCGAATACGACACCAACGTCCTCGCGCCGTTTAAAGAGGTTCTGGCCGACCCTGCTCCGAAGAAATTCATTATCGTGCACCTGCTCGGCACGCACATTCGGTACGACTTCCGCTACCCTGAAAACTGGAACAAGTTTGATGGTAAAACGGACGATTTACCGGCAGGGCTAACCAAAGATCAGCAAGAATCCTACAACAGCTACGATAACGCCAACCTGTTTAACGACCACGTGGTTTCCACGCTGATCAAAGACTACAAGGCCAGCGATCCTAACGGTTTCCTGCTTTATTTCTCCGATCACGGGGAAGAGGTTTACGACACGCCGCCGCACCAGACTCAGGGCCGTAACGAAAGCAATCCAACGCGCCATATGTACACCATCCCGTTCATCGTCTGGACGTCACCGACCTGGCAGCAGGCCCACCCGCGTGACTTCTCGGGAGATATAAACCGCAAATACAGCAGCTCAGAACTGATTCATACCTGGTCTGATTTGGCCGGTTTAAGCTATGACGGCTACGACGCGACGCGAGCCATCGCCAGCCCGCAGTTTGTCGAAGCGACCCGCTGGATTGGCAACCCGTATGAGAAAAATGCGCTGCGGGATTACGATTCACTGCCTTACGGCGATAGCGGCAGTAATCAGTAA
- a CDS encoding bifunctional aspartate kinase/homoserine dehydrogenase II has product MSVSAPAGTPVRQLHKFGGSSLADVKCYLRVAGIMTEYSRPGDMMVVSAAGSTTNQLINWLKLSQSDRLSAHQVQQTLRRYQSDLISGLLPPEVADGLIAGFIHDLERLAVLLDGKMTDAVYAEVVGHGEVWSARLMAAVLNQQGVEAAWLDARDFMRAERAAQPQVDEGRSWPLLQNLLAQHPNKRLVVTGFICSNEAGETVLLGRNGSDYSATQIGALAGVSRVTIWSDVAGVYSADPRKVKDACLLPLLRLDEASELARLAAPVLHARTLQPVSGSDIDLQLRCSYSPEQGSTRIERVLASGTGARIVTSHDDVCLIEYQVPSHQDFKLAQKELDLILKRGQVRPLSIGVHPDRNLLQLCYTSEVANSVLQLLQNASLQGELRLREGLALVAMVGAGVCRNPLHSHRFWQQLKDHPVEFIWQSEDGISLVAVLRVGPTESLIQGLHKSLFRAEKRIGLMLFGKGNIGSRWLELFAREQEILSARTGFEFVLAGVVDSSRSLLNYEGLDASRALAFFNDEAVQQDEESLFLWMRAHPYDDLVVLDVTASEQLADQYLDFASHGFHVISANKLAGAGNGQKYRQIRDAFEKTGRHWLYNATVGAGLPVNHTVRDLRDSGDAILAISGIFSGTLSWLFLQFDGTVPFTELVDQAWQQGLTEPDPRVDLSGKDVMRKLVILAREAGYDIEPDQVRVESLVPAGCEGGSIDHFFENGDELNEQMLQRLEAAQEMGLVLRYVARFDANGKARVGVEAVRAEHPLAALLPCDNVFAIESRWYRDNPLVIRGPGAGRDVTAGAIQSDLNRLAQLL; this is encoded by the coding sequence ATGAGTGTTTCAGCACCAGCAGGGACGCCGGTTCGTCAACTGCACAAGTTTGGGGGCAGCAGTCTTGCCGATGTGAAATGTTACCTGCGCGTGGCGGGTATCATGACCGAATATTCCAGACCGGGTGACATGATGGTGGTTTCGGCCGCCGGCAGTACCACTAACCAGTTGATTAACTGGCTCAAGCTGAGCCAGAGTGACAGGCTTTCCGCGCATCAGGTGCAGCAAACGCTGCGCCGCTATCAGAGCGATTTGATCAGCGGCCTGCTGCCGCCGGAAGTGGCCGATGGCCTGATTGCCGGGTTTATCCACGACCTTGAGCGCCTTGCTGTTCTGCTCGACGGCAAAATGACCGATGCCGTTTATGCCGAAGTGGTTGGCCATGGGGAAGTGTGGTCGGCGCGTTTGATGGCCGCTGTGCTGAATCAGCAGGGCGTTGAAGCCGCGTGGCTGGACGCCCGTGATTTTATGCGCGCTGAACGTGCGGCTCAGCCACAGGTTGACGAAGGCCGTTCCTGGCCGCTGCTGCAAAACTTGCTTGCCCAGCACCCGAATAAACGCCTGGTCGTGACCGGCTTCATCTGCAGCAACGAAGCTGGTGAAACTGTTCTGCTGGGACGTAACGGTTCTGACTATTCAGCGACGCAGATTGGTGCGCTGGCTGGGGTTTCTCGCGTAACTATCTGGAGCGACGTGGCTGGGGTTTACAGCGCCGATCCGCGTAAAGTGAAAGATGCCTGCCTGTTGCCTCTGCTGCGTCTGGATGAAGCCAGCGAGCTGGCCCGTCTCGCCGCGCCGGTACTGCACGCCCGTACATTACAGCCTGTATCCGGCAGTGATATCGACTTGCAACTGCGCTGCAGCTACTCGCCAGAGCAAGGTTCGACCCGCATTGAACGCGTTCTGGCGTCCGGCACAGGTGCCAGAATTGTGACCAGTCACGACGATGTTTGCCTGATCGAATATCAGGTGCCGTCGCATCAGGATTTCAAGCTGGCGCAAAAAGAGCTGGATCTGATCCTCAAGCGTGGTCAAGTGCGTCCGCTGTCGATTGGCGTGCACCCCGATCGTAATCTGCTGCAGCTTTGCTACACCTCGGAAGTTGCCAACAGCGTGTTGCAACTTCTCCAGAACGCCAGTTTGCAGGGCGAGCTTCGCTTGCGTGAAGGCCTGGCGCTGGTGGCGATGGTCGGGGCCGGCGTTTGCCGCAACCCGCTGCATAGCCACCGCTTCTGGCAGCAGTTGAAAGATCATCCCGTGGAGTTTATCTGGCAGTCGGAAGACGGCATTAGCCTGGTGGCCGTGCTGCGCGTAGGCCCAACGGAAAGCCTGATTCAGGGGCTACACAAGTCGCTGTTTCGTGCGGAGAAGCGTATTGGTCTGATGCTGTTTGGTAAAGGCAACATCGGTTCCCGCTGGCTTGAACTGTTTGCCCGCGAACAGGAAATACTCTCCGCCCGTACCGGGTTTGAATTTGTGCTGGCTGGCGTGGTGGACAGCAGCCGTAGCTTGCTGAATTACGAAGGTCTGGATGCCAGTCGCGCGTTGGCCTTCTTCAATGATGAGGCCGTTCAGCAGGACGAAGAGTCGCTGTTCCTCTGGATGCGGGCTCATCCGTATGATGATTTAGTGGTACTGGACGTGACCGCCAGCGAGCAACTCGCCGATCAATACCTGGACTTCGCCAGTCATGGCTTCCATGTGATCAGCGCCAACAAGCTTGCCGGCGCGGGGAACGGCCAGAAGTATCGACAGATTCGTGATGCGTTTGAGAAAACGGGCCGGCACTGGCTGTATAACGCCACGGTGGGCGCAGGGCTGCCGGTTAACCATACGGTTCGCGACCTGCGCGACAGCGGCGATGCTATTTTGGCTATCAGCGGTATTTTCTCGGGGACGCTTTCATGGCTGTTCCTGCAGTTTGATGGCACCGTACCGTTTACTGAACTGGTTGATCAGGCCTGGCAACAGGGGCTAACCGAGCCGGATCCGCGCGTTGACCTGTCAGGTAAAGACGTCATGCGTAAGCTGGTGATCCTGGCCCGCGAAGCGGGTTATGACATCGAGCCGGATCAGGTTCGCGTGGAATCGCTGGTGCCTGCAGGTTGTGAAGGCGGCTCCATTGACCATTTCTTTGAAAATGGTGATGAGCTGAACGAGCAAATGCTGCAGCGGCTTGAGGCCGCGCAGGAGATGGGACTGGTGCTGCGTTATGTGGCCCGGTTTGATGCGAACGGCAAGGCGCGCGTAGGGGTTGAAGCCGTGCGGGCAGAGCATCCGCTGGCCGCTCTGCTACCGTGTGACAACGTCTTTGCGATTGAAAGTCGCTGGTACCGTGACAACCCTCTAGTGATCCGCGGACCTGGTGCCGGTCGCGATGTTACCGCCGGGGCCATCCAGTCCGATCTGAACCGTCTGGCACAATTGCTGTAG